One window of Daphnia carinata strain CSIRO-1 chromosome 7, CSIRO_AGI_Dcar_HiC_V3, whole genome shotgun sequence genomic DNA carries:
- the LOC130699438 gene encoding protein eyes shut-like produces MVGLHSCFVTIGFMAFFMASPSAANYGLGNNIIDAELMKEVELHHPPPSGAAALLNDVLACQSDPCFHGLCIDHINNSSYSCFCEDGYTGYQCQTDWNECWNGPCKNGGTCVDDVGRYHCLCLPGYTGDDCQVNIDECQSDPCQNGATCQDGDNGYRCRCLPGYEGAFCQVDVSVCRHHHSNTSSRDLFLPPTCRHGGRCVEGPGLAYYCLCPEGWTGKHCETDVDECCSNPCKNGGRCIDLIGSYDCACSHGFTGRNCETALERCDDGLCGHQGICWLDGDDGQTSCYCRPDFHGVHCENQYNECLLPGTKCLNGGQCIDQVDGYSCSCPPLWTGPRCQSSNNQIGNELHETTISTVSTAVTSQRSTVTTMTSVQDPTTLPSLLSTPELESDPIDGDPTTPEWTTTTHLSREIENTIWTTMGMSEESTMSMNGSMVQDLTLPTTVSDETSTTMSTDGLETTTVVTDTMTHQTATKFKTTVQSSMGTFVPFLPESTIKPEMNEGERESKSSTTITPVPSSATVPTTVISHSTRFGHEISSSTVVTIAANTLFTLGNDRHTEDATSGGATTVHPSTNGRPPEADHVATEYETEITTNDSLELDNHPFQHAGDNTPESESSLPIDLSLTLTTVPRELVDISKQTTTTVKAMAVEPPLMDPSLLPGEVPANSCDSNICMNGGTCVMTAEGWQCRCSWRNEGRRCETDRKLKVPQFHGNSYLSYAVADRTQADDQNHQQVLEARLEFSTMAPLGLIAYIHSIDAHVYLAVYVERGALKFRLSCGRQQMTLVETKYNVSDGDIHAIFMRFLKVEDRNLSSSFCMGSVKLNNSYSMNGEQRLADDEHFTWPGRLHIGGRPYGVPTPAELVFLPGIVGCAYSLEVDGQRLDMIADAVQGKALDECPDRRANCGGLRCLNGGICRANFDSNAQRDGDQQFDESGGGCICPMGWVGDQCEIRQCPCNPCQVNSTCLMSPTDQMICVCSYGRIGSLCEIAVNVTRPQFDGTFMGHSSYLSLTPPPFIRDHFELKFSFVTDDARQVALLLFIGQPINADQVTLAGIEDKRDFLAVSFICGHGALIWDLGSGARRIFTARPVSVSTMGDHSVHVGMRGRVAWLQVNNQPTVTGRSPGLMSVLNAHPSPFVGGHSSFNHTRLPSDLPLHSGFLGCIYDLVFRSREFADREQEFDHHNTINHWLPVVPSGRGVRQCSIPSCRLRMSKNSGENVTSLGSNDVEETFADDVC; encoded by the exons ATGGTCGGACTTCACAGCTGTTTTGTTACCATCGGATTCATGGCCTTTTTCATGGCCTCACCGTCTGCTGCCAATTATGGTTTAGGAAACAACATCATCGATGCGGAATTGATGAAAGAAGTAGAGCTACATCATCCGCCTCCGTCAGGTGCAGCAGCACTGCTTAATGATGTTTTGGCGTGCCAGTCGGATCCCTGCTTTCACGGGCTCTGCATTGATCACATAAACAA TTCGAGTTATTCGTGTTTCTGCGAGGACGGGTATACCGGCTATCAATGTCAAACAGATTGGAATGAATGCTGGAATGGTCCGTGCAAAAATGGAGGCACCTGCGTCGATGATGTTGGACGATATCATTGCCTTTGTCTCCCAGGTTACACCG gCGACGACTGCCAAGTGAATATCGACGAATGCCAATCGGATCCGTGCCAGAACGGGGCGACGTGCCAAGACGGCGACAACGGATACCGTTGCCGCTGTCTGCCCGGCTACGAAGGCGCTTTTTGTCAAGTGGATGTCTCCGTCTGTCGCCATCACCACAGTAATACGAGCAGTCGCGACCTCTTCCTACCACCCACTTGCCGTCACGGTGGCCGATGCGTCGAAGGCCCCGGTTTGGCCTATTATTGCCTCTGCCCGGAAG gtTGGACGGGGAAACATTGCGAGACGGACGTGGACGAATGCTGCAGCAATCCGTGCAAGAACGGCGGCCGTTGCATCGATCTGATTGGAAGTTACGATTGCGCATGCTCGCACG gttttACCGGTCGTAATTGCGAGACGGCCCTGGAGCGATGCGACGACGGCCTTTGCGGCCACCAGGGCATCTGCTGGCTGGATGGCGATGACGGCCAAACTTCCTGCTACTGCCGTCCCGATTTCCACGGAGTGCATTGCGAGAACCAATATAACGAGTGCCTTCTGCCAGGGACCAAATGTCTCAACGGTGGCCAATGTATCGACCAGGTGGACGGCTATTCGTGCTCCTGCCCACCACTTTG GACGGGACCACGCTGTCAATCGTCCAATAATCAAATTGGAAACGAACTACACGAAACAACAATATCGACTGTCTCGACAGCTGTTACCTCTCAACGATCGACGGTGACAACGATGACGTCCGTCCAAGATCCGACGACTCTACCGAGTTTACTGTCGACGCCGGAACTGGAATCGGATCCAATCGATGGTGATCCAACGACACCGGAATGGACCACTACAACTCACCTTTCGCGGGAGATTGAAAACACCATCTGGACGACTATGGGCATGTCTGAAGAGTCTACAATGTCCATGAACGGATCAATGGTTCAAGACTTGACATTGCCGACAACAGTATCCGATGAAACGTCAACGACCATGTCGACCGATGGATTAGAGACCACTACGGTAGTGACGGACACAATGACGCATCAAACGGCCACCAAGTTCAAAACGACCGTTCAGTCTTCTATGGGGACATTTGTTCCGTTCCTTCCGGAATCGACGATAAAGCCGGAGATGAACGAGGGTGAACGTGAATCGAAGAGTAGCACAACAATTACTCCCGTCCCTTCTTCTGCAACGGTACCGACCACCGTCATCTCCCATTCCACTCGATTTGGTCACGAAATTTCCTCCAGCACCGTAGTAACCATCGCCGCAAATACTTTATTCACGCTCGGCAACGACAGGCACACGGAAGACGCGACATCTGGTGGCGCAACAACGGTTCACCCGTCTACAAACGGACGACCTCCGGAAGCTGATCACGTCGCTACAGAATACGAAACGGAGATCACAACAAATGACAGCCTCGAATTAGATAATCATCCGTTCCAACATGCGGGAGACAACACTCCAGAATCGGAATCGTCTTTACCGATAGATCTATCGTTGACACTGACGACCGTCCCCCGTGAACTTGTTGACATCAGTAAACAGACGACGACAACGGTGAAAGCGATGGCTGTTGAACCTCCGCTGATGGATCCGAGTTTATTGCCGGGCGAAGTCCCAGCCAATTCGTGCGACAGCAATATTTGCATGAACGGAGGAACGTGCGTCATGACCGCCGAAGGGTGGCAG TGCCGTTGTTCGTGGAGGAACGAAGGCCGTCGCTGCGAAACGGACAGGAAATTGAAAGTACCGCAATTTCACGGCAATTCGTACCTAAGTTATGCCGTAGCAGATCGCACGCAAGCCGACGATCAAAACCACCAGCAAGTACTGGAAGCACGGCTCGAGTTCAGCACGATGGCACCTTTGGGTTTGATCGCCTACATCCACAGCATCGATGCTCACGTCTACCTGGCCGTTTACGTCGAGAGAGGGGCCCTCAAATTCCGTTTATCTTGCGGTCGCCAGCAAATGACACTGGTGGAAACCAAATATAACGTCAGCGATGGAGATATACACGCCATTTTTATGAG ATTTCTCAAAGTGGAAGATCGAAATTTGTCCAGCAGTTTTTGCATGGGCTCTGTTAAATTGAATAATTCATACTCCATGAACGGTGAGCAGAGATTGGCCGACGATGAGCATTTTACCTGGCCCGGCAGACTTCACATAGGCGGGCGGCCGTATGGAGTGCCAACACCAGCCGAGCTCGTCTTCTTGCCCGGCATTGTCGGATGTGCCTATAGCCTGGag GTTGACGGCCAACGGCTGGATATGATCGCAGACGCGGTTCAAGGCAAAGCCCTGGACGAGTGTCCCGATCGTCGAGCCAATTGTGGCGGATTGCGATGCCTAAACGGCGGAATATGCCGCGCGAATTTCGACAGCAATGCGCAACGCGATGGCGATCAGCAGTTCGATGAAAGTGGTGGCGGTTGCATTTGCCCGATGGGTTGGGTGGGCGATCAGTGCGAGATCCGCCAGTGCCCTTGCAATCCGTGCCAAGTCAACAGCACCTGTTTAATGAGTCCAACCGACCAAATGATTTGCGTTTGCAGCTACGGCCGTATCGGATCCCTATGTGAAAttg cGGTGAACGTGACCCGCCCTCAATTCGATGGCACGTTCATGGGTCATTCGTCTTACCTGAGTCTGACTCCGCCGCCTTTCATCCGCGACCACTTTGAACTGAAATTCAGTTTCGTCACGGACGACGCCCGCCAAGTTGCCCTTCTCCTCTTCATTGGCCAGCCAATCAATGCAGATCAAGTCACGCTAGCTGGAATCGAAGACAAAAGGGACTTTCTGGCCGTTAGTTTCATTTGCGGACACGGGGCGCTGATTTGGGATTTAGGTTCGGGTGCCAGACGGATCTTTACGGCCCGTCCAGTCTCCGTCTCTACGATGGGCGACCATTCGGTCCACGTCGGAATGCGAGGGCGCGTCGCTTGGCTTCAGGTGAACAATCAGCCAACGGTGACGGGCAGATCGCCCGGACTCATGTCTGTCCTCAACGCCCATCCCAGTCCCTTTGTGGGCGGCCACTCTTCGTTCAACCATACGCGACTGCCGTCCGACCTACCGTTGCACTCCGGCTTCCTTGGATGCATCTACGACTTGGTGTTCCGCTCGCGTGAATTCGCCGACCGCGAACAGGAATTCGATCATCACAACACGATCAACCACTGGCTACCGGTTGTTCCATCGGGCCGAGGCGTCCGTCAGTGCTCCATTCCGTCGTGTCGATTGCGCATGTCCAAGAATAGCGGCGAAAATGTCACGTCGTTGGGCAGCAACGATGTGGAGGAAACCTTTGCAGACGACGTTTGTTGA
- the LOC130699215 gene encoding uncharacterized protein LOC130699215 isoform X1 — protein MAEDAQRRVESALSSFVDEIEKSNLRKMQQSSSWKTGLVSDSCLNQKEFVAPTENQERRIALVDLSSSIDINHIVEEDGVKRLAYFYVYATKLQSLASAGRNSMGLASGFLDLKPLMHWSVVVKFESPESIYTLDADTSGGLTGAKYVVKVKRQYPEKVQRIIEVGSIIISPQELIQRARILYLNEGMYDFIFANCQSWAHKFCCEISPDFAANLPVTIGDCTTIAATIGVGVLSLGAAGIGIGWALCKMLQDRQSKLPSSMNEEEENDDI, from the exons ATGGCTGAAGATGCACAACGCCGAGTAGAGTCAGCTCTTTCCAGTTTTGTCGATGAAATCGAAAAATCCAACCTCAGAAAAATGCAG CAGAGTTCGTCTTGGAAAACGGGACTTGTTTCTGATTCGTGTCTGAACCAAAAAGAATTTGTGGCGCCTACGGAGAATCAG GAAAGACGAATTGCACTTGTCGATTTGTCATCCAGTATAGACATCAATCACATTGTTGAAGAAGATGGTGTGAAAAGGTTAGCCTACTTTTATGTCTACGCCACAAAACTGCAGTCTTTGGCTTCTGCTGGCAGGAATAGCATGGGATTGGCTTCAGGTTTTCTCGATCTGAAACCTCTAATGCATTGGAGTGTTGTCGTAAAATTCGAGTCGCCTGAATCCATTTACACGTTGGACGCTGACACATCGGGTGGTCTAACAGGTGCAAAATATGTCGTTAAGGTAAAACGCCAATATCCTGAAAAAGTGCAACGCATAATAGAAGTTGGATCAATAATAATCTCCCCGCAAGAATTAATTCAACGCGCCCGGATATTATACCTTAATGAGGGCATGTACGACTTCATTTTTGCCAATTGTCAATCTTGGGCACACAAATTCTGTTGTGAGATTTCGCCGGATTTTGCTGCCAATCTGCCTGTTACAATTGGTGACTGCACGACGATAGCCGCAACTATTGGCGTGGGTGTTCTTTCCTTGGGTGCCGCCGGTATAGGTATTGGATGGGCCCTTTGTAAAATGCTCCAGGATCGTCAATCGAAACTGCCTTCATCGatgaacgaagaagaagaaaatgatgacaTTTAA
- the LOC130699237 gene encoding plasmolipin-like — translation MAETGFPGTYSTTTVTTATTVTTNIRFDPSYVRTIPGMLKIAAMVLNILGFICIMVSEVNYHSRANWFNFCAMGGFWITGILLAFYLFHVIEKLYFIPWIMVEMGYCGLWCFFMLTASAACAAQGSLFEAWAAASFFGFIAMIIYGVDAFFKFKAWRAGEIAQGEQVRSVQKSETIGTPAY, via the exons ATGGCTGAAACGGGATTTCCTGGAACCTACTCGACGACGACCGTCACGACGGCCACAACAGTCACTACCAACATCCGTTTCGACCCGTCCTACGTCCGGACCATCCCGGGCATGCTGAAAATCGCCGCCATG GTTCTCAACATTTTGGGCTTCATTTGCATTATGGTGTCGGAAGTGAATTACCACTCGCGAGCCAACTGGTTCAACTTTTGCGCCATGGGCGGATTCTGGATAACCGGCATCCTGTTGGCGTTCTATTTGTTTCACGTCATCGAAAAACTTTACTTTATCCCCTGGATCATGGTG GAGATGGGTTACTGTGGCCTGTGGTGTTTCTTCATGCTGACTGCTTCGGCTGCTTGCGCTGCCCAAGGCAGCCTCTTTGAAGCTTGGGCTGCTGCTTCC TTCTTCGGCTTCATTGCCATGATTATCTACGGAGTGGATGCTTTCTTCAAGTTCAAAGCCTGGCGTGCTGGAGAAATCGCTCAGGGTGAACAAGTCAGGAGCGTGCAAAAGAGCGAAACCATCGGCACTCCTGCCTATTAA
- the LOC130699230 gene encoding uncharacterized protein LOC130699230: MDKIIQQKDDQIMDLQAQLLQQHKILDNSKAKDAQSLSLQAQLGKKNKLERNSFQTVKEVFPNSNLTEHEDELALGKHSQLFSLPPDSVLNLNSVSAAQKESLVIIPCSEGSEQLWDRIWAENGCGTETKIWHKFNMKHGLEFNGGSNQVWKCYRMEE; the protein is encoded by the exons atggataagataatacaacaaaaggatg atcaaattatggacctgcaggctcaattattgcaacagcacaaaatattagataacagcaaagctaaggatg ctcaaagtttgagtctacaagctcagctagggaaaaagaacaaattggaacggaacagtttccaaacagtgaaggaggtttttccaaactcaaacctaactgaacatgaggatgaattggcattaggcaaacacagtcag ttattcagtctaccacctgacagtgtgttaaatttaaattctgttagtgctgcacaaaaagaatcgttagtaataatcccatgcagtgaaggaagtgaacaattgtgggaccgtatttgggccgaaaatgggtgtggtacggaaaccaagatatggcacaagttcaacatgaaacatggattag aatttaatgggggatcaaatcaagtctggaagtgttacaggatggaagagtga
- the LOC130699228 gene encoding ankyrin repeat domain-containing protein 40-like, with protein sequence MESAKLDEEKLREAACYGDLEAVKTLLKKGVNINSQHSINGWTALHWAAKRNQLDVAHCLLTNGAEKNLESFAKETPADLSTSPAILNLLGSPLMKTKTEEAEQNTITPHYLAQSNTGYKVDTHEQTKLSMTLPNGSDVGKQKELVFKLRIAYSTDTDFIEVEIERSELNYQQFLIVCCSELGLNSKYVERLRKLPNTRLRKDRDIQRLKDFEEIEVVLVGSKPKFTIESDSPNIVGPALKNQNQTILY encoded by the exons atGGAATCAGCAAAACTGGATGAAGAAAAATTACGTGAAGCCGCCTGTTATGGAGATCTAGAAGCTGTAAAAACATTACTTAAAAAAGGTGTAAATATTAACTCTCAGCATAGCATCAATGGCTg GACAGCATTGCACTGGGCTGCGAAGAGAAATCAGCTTGATGTTGCTCATTGCTTACTAACAAATGGAGCTGAGAAAAATTTAGAGAGTTTTGCAAAGGAAACCCCAGCAGATTTATCCACAAGTCCAGCTATTTTAAATCTCCTTGGTTCTCCACTGATGAAGACCAAGACAGAAGAAGCAGAACAGAATACCATAACTCCTCATTACCTAGCACAATCAAACACTGGTTACAAAGTAGATACCCACGAACAAACAAAGTTATCTATGACTTTGCCAAATGGGAGTGATGTAGGCAAACAAAAAG AATTAGTGTTTAAGCTTCGCATAGCTTACTCAACTGATACAGACTTCATTGAAGTGGAAATTGAGAGATCTGAATTAAATTATCAACAGTTcttgattgtttgttgttctgAACTTGGCCTGAATTCAAAATATGTTGAAAGGCTGCGTAAATTGCCAAATACAAGACTAAGAAAAGATAGGGATATACAGAGGTTAAAAGATTTTGAG GAAATTGAAGTTGTTCTGGTTGGTAGTAAGCCAAAGTTTACCATTGAATCTGACTCCCCAAATATTGTTGGACCAGCTTTGAAGAATCAAAATCAAACTATCCTTTACTAA
- the LOC130699215 gene encoding uncharacterized protein LOC130699215 isoform X2 gives MAEDAQRRVESALSSFVDEIEKSNLRKMQSSSWKTGLVSDSCLNQKEFVAPTENQERRIALVDLSSSIDINHIVEEDGVKRLAYFYVYATKLQSLASAGRNSMGLASGFLDLKPLMHWSVVVKFESPESIYTLDADTSGGLTGAKYVVKVKRQYPEKVQRIIEVGSIIISPQELIQRARILYLNEGMYDFIFANCQSWAHKFCCEISPDFAANLPVTIGDCTTIAATIGVGVLSLGAAGIGIGWALCKMLQDRQSKLPSSMNEEEENDDI, from the exons ATGGCTGAAGATGCACAACGCCGAGTAGAGTCAGCTCTTTCCAGTTTTGTCGATGAAATCGAAAAATCCAACCTCAGAAAAATGCAG AGTTCGTCTTGGAAAACGGGACTTGTTTCTGATTCGTGTCTGAACCAAAAAGAATTTGTGGCGCCTACGGAGAATCAG GAAAGACGAATTGCACTTGTCGATTTGTCATCCAGTATAGACATCAATCACATTGTTGAAGAAGATGGTGTGAAAAGGTTAGCCTACTTTTATGTCTACGCCACAAAACTGCAGTCTTTGGCTTCTGCTGGCAGGAATAGCATGGGATTGGCTTCAGGTTTTCTCGATCTGAAACCTCTAATGCATTGGAGTGTTGTCGTAAAATTCGAGTCGCCTGAATCCATTTACACGTTGGACGCTGACACATCGGGTGGTCTAACAGGTGCAAAATATGTCGTTAAGGTAAAACGCCAATATCCTGAAAAAGTGCAACGCATAATAGAAGTTGGATCAATAATAATCTCCCCGCAAGAATTAATTCAACGCGCCCGGATATTATACCTTAATGAGGGCATGTACGACTTCATTTTTGCCAATTGTCAATCTTGGGCACACAAATTCTGTTGTGAGATTTCGCCGGATTTTGCTGCCAATCTGCCTGTTACAATTGGTGACTGCACGACGATAGCCGCAACTATTGGCGTGGGTGTTCTTTCCTTGGGTGCCGCCGGTATAGGTATTGGATGGGCCCTTTGTAAAATGCTCCAGGATCGTCAATCGAAACTGCCTTCATCGatgaacgaagaagaagaaaatgatgacaTTTAA
- the LOC132088183 gene encoding neugrin-like, whose translation MWKTITRLAQIRSLSTFSHNFATHKGLPYSDVEFVQKKQRYKQTEDFGRPEKRDFRNRRSSYQDRNGNSVYSESRHNSFDNIDDNSWEEGAENNNRYSNKQESHTSVYRNQEKGQYGEPREKRNANLSKIGVPGKWKVGAGFVKEADRLREIQDRCNGNFKKMANFTVKRDPGIRRQAKMLEEFSDPNIVLREEELDGEVDVVKFDKVYDKYQQDKHDLKELNKLRIVKQKYFKDTPEEKTLTWSDKEHIRFLHNSDPQQWTIEMIAEHFRIEPHVAKAVASAKWIPKKSKLQEEISSNSNEIYPSVYGKREQQTTERQSFGDKETVTWQEVAKDMGVRGDVVNRNESKSKPASVELEDAGVDKDLVLQYLSHGSPSKWASRKPNQMNVKFDDAEEVRQVTGKQIASQEHQETKQNREDGENIGDVYQKGDGFYTSEGELLYRVPNLSK comes from the exons ATGTGGAAAACCATTACTCGTTTGGCCCAGATTCGGAGCCTATCGACATTTAGTCATAATTTCGCCACTCACAAAGGATTGCCTTATTCAGATGTCGAGTTcgttcaaaagaaacaaagataCAAACAAACTGAGGATTTTGGACGTCCAGAAAAGAGAGATTTTAGAAATAGAAGATCCAGCTATCAAGATCGCAATGGAAATAGTGTGTACTCTGAAAGTAGACACAATAGTTTTGACAACATAGATGATAACAGCTGGGAAGAAGGTGCTGAGAATAACAACAGGtattcaaacaaacaagaatcTCACACATCTGTATAtagaaatcaagaaaaaggaCAATATGGAGAACctagagaaaagagaaatgctaACCTATCCAAAATTGGTGTTCCAGGAAAATGGAAAGTTGGTGCTGGTTTTGTCAAAGAAGCTGACAGGCTGCGTGAAATACAGGATAGATGTAACGGAAACTTCAAGAAGATGGCTAACTTCACAGTCAAGAGAGATCCCGGCATTAGAAGACAGGCCAAGATGCTTGAGGAATTTTCAGACCCAAACATAGTTCTAAGGGAGGAAGAGCTTGATGGTGAAGTAGATGTTGTAAAGTTTGATAAAGTGTATGATAAGTATCAGCAAGACAAACATGACCTAAAAGAACTCAACAAACTAAGGATTGTCAAGCAAAAGTATTTTAAAGATACTCCAGAAGAAAAGACACTTACGTGGTCAGATAAAGAACACATTCGATTCTTACACAACAGCGATCCACAACAGTGGACCATTGAGATGATTGCGGAACACTTTCGTATTGAACCACATGTAGCGAAAGCAGTTGCTAGCGCCAAATGGATTCCGAAGAAATCCAAATTGCAGGAAGAAATTTCATCAAACTCTAATGAAATCTACCCTTCAGTTTATGGGAAAAGGGAGCAGCAAACTACGGAACGTCAATCGTTCGGGGACAAGGAAACAGTGACGTGGCAGGAAGTGGCAAAAGACATGGGGGTAAGAGGTGATGTCGTAAATAGAAACGAATCGAAATCCAAACCAGCCAGTGTTGAATTAGAAGACGCTGGGGTCGACAAAGATTTAGTTCTTCAATATCTTTCCCATGGATCACCTTCTAAATGGGCTTCTCGAAAGCCTAACCAAATGAATGTAAAATTTGACGACGCCGAAGAAGTTAGACAGGTTACTGGAAAACAAATTGCTTCTCAG GAACATCaagaaaccaaacaaaacagagAAGATGGTGAAAATATAGGTGATGTCTACCAAAAAGGCGATGGATTCTATACGTCTGAAGGAGAACTGCTTTACCGGGTTCCCAATTTATCCAAATAG
- the LOC130699218 gene encoding solute carrier family 35 member F6-like: protein MAWTTYQLSLAVLMVVTGSINTLSTKWADKLESENSAGEVQPFNHPFLQACTMFIGESLCLLVFTISHFAKKRKQSRSNELAAVVDNPVCSFNPLIFFPPAMLDMLATSTMYVGLNLTYASSFQMLRGAVIIFTGLLSTAFLGRLLKGREWLGMLTVIMGLSVVGASDFIFGSGGSNNSLNSIITGDLLIVMAQIVTASQMVWEEKFVTKHNVPALQAVGWEGIFGFVTLSLLLIPMYFLRVGPPFSSNPRMVLEDALDGFTQMRNNPMIILAMSGTVISIAFFNFAGVSVTKELSATTRMVLDSVRTLVIWSVSLLLQWQQFYWPQIIGFALLVTGMGVYNNIINASVCKCRRESDSEPLLGVNEDQSINDEEGRPSVIH, encoded by the exons ATGGCATGGACAACGTACCAACTTTCGTTGGCTGTCTTAATGGTTGTCACTGGCTCCATCAACACCCTCTCAACAAA ATGGGCTGATAAACTTGAGTCAGAAAACAGTGCTGGCGAGGTACAACCATTCAACCATCCCTTTTTGCAGGCATGCACTATGTTTATTGGAGAATCACTCTGTCTGTTAGTGTTTACCATATCACATTTTGCAAAAAAGAGGAAGCAG tctCGGTCAAATGAACTGGCTGCTGTTGTGGACAATCCTGTCTGCAGTTTCAATcctcttattttctttcctcctgCTATGCTTGATATGCTTGCAACATCTACCATGTATGTTGGTCTCAATTTGACATATGCATCATCATTCCAAATGCTGAGAG gAGCTGTGATTATTTTCACGGGACTGCTTTCCACAGCTTTCTTAGGTCGTCTTTTGAAGGGACGCGAATGGCTTGGTATGCTAACTGTCATCATGGGACTGAGTGTGGTGGGCGCGTCCGACTTTATCTTTGGATCCGGTGGTAGTAACAACTCTCTTAACAGCATCATCACAGGGGATTTGCTGATCGTCATGGCGCAGATTGTTACTGCCAGCCAAATGGTCTGGGAAGAGAAATTTGTTACCAAACACAATGTACCAGCCTTGCAAGCCGTCGGATGGGAGGGTATTTTCGGTTTCGTCACTTTGAGCCTCTTGCTGATACCAATGTACTTCCTCCGTGTCGGACCTCCGTTTAGTTCTAATCCTCGAATGGTACTTGAAGATGCTTTGGATGGATTTACTCAGATGAGAAATAATCCCATGATTATTCTCGCCATGTCAG GCACTGTTATAAGCATCGCATTTTTTAACTTCGCTGGTGTCAGCGTCACGAAGGAGTTATCAGCAACCACTCGTATGGTCTTGGATTCGGTACGGACACTTGTCATCTGGAGTGTGAGTTTACTGCTACAATGGCAACAGTTTTATTGGCCACAG ATTATCGGTTTCGCTTTACTGGTAACGGGTATGGGCGTGTACAACAACATTATCAACGCCTCGGTGTGCAAGTGCCGCCGCGAGTCAGATTCGGAGCCACTTTTAGGGGTAAATGAAGATCAATCCATCAACGATGAAGAAGGAAGACCAAGTGTTATCCACTAG
- the LOC130699229 gene encoding uncharacterized protein LOC130699229: MPEVELPGTNLTETVPQPATEVNPNINIDPPYVNTFPGQLNIANMVFNILGFVCIMVSEVNGQPIAYWFIICAMGGFGITAILLALHFFNVIKRNSIPWTKLEMFYCGLWCFSMLTASAACAAQGSRVEAWAAASFFGLLSVFTYGVDASSKFKALRAKEMAQAGQFEDVPVIVVHTTRQ, from the exons ATGCCTGAAGTAGAATTGCCTGGAACCAACTTGACGGAAACCGTCCCACAGCCGGCCACAGAAGTCAACCCTAATATCAACATTGATCCACCCTACGTTAACACCTTTCCTGGCCAGCTGAACATAGCCAACATG GTTTTCAACATTTTGGGATTCGTCTGCATTATGGTATCGGAAGTGAATGGGCAACCAATAGCCTACTGGTTCATTATTTGCGCCATGGGAGGATTCGGGATCACTGCCATCCTGTTGGCGCTTCACTTTTTTAACGTCATCAAGAGGAATTCCATTCCGTGGACCAAGCTG GAGATGTTTTACTGTGGCCTGTGGTGTTTCTCCATGCTGACTGCTTCGGCTGCCTGCGCTGCCCAAGGCAGCCGCGTTGAAGCTTGGGCTGCTGCTTCC TTCTTTGGCCTCCTTTCCGTGTTTACCTACGGAGTGGATGCTTCCTCCAAGTTCAAAGCTCTGCGTGCTAAAGAAATGGCTCAAGCTGGACAATTCGAGGACGTGCCAGTAATAGTAGTCCATACTACTCGGCAATAG